A region from the Silene latifolia isolate original U9 population chromosome 7, ASM4854445v1, whole genome shotgun sequence genome encodes:
- the LOC141591303 gene encoding LOW QUALITY PROTEIN: cysteine-rich receptor-like protein kinase 6 (The sequence of the model RefSeq protein was modified relative to this genomic sequence to represent the inferred CDS: inserted 2 bases in 1 codon; deleted 1 base in 1 codon), with product MNQFFLFLRFLQIIIILIMVHQTTITSVEFASVCSNDKMFTNGSTYQTNLNTVFRKLAFNATNNPQGFYRTTVGNPSIEAAYGEYLCYGGVNISSCHRCVLSTMRTDIQKTCPNSKEGIFWGDDCQIRYSNASFFDSMDERPSMTVWNYASIIGDKTRYLDAVTNMITNVLAVGAAEGGSFKKFATDFVNYSAIQPIYGLGQCTPNLNAYDCYQCLNTSIQRFDQQKPGGRILVPSCVVRYETYPFFNLSYLPQVHPPSPSPSPSPSPLPSDSEPIPVPSDSNGKNKTSTKVIVSIIIAALIVFSVALCLIHICVYLLENKSRKVDVSTHAETSNQDFTDSLQYDFGMLLNATSNFSDENKLGEGGFGGVYKGTLSNGKLIAVKRLSANSRQGIQEFKTEVLVLAKLQHRNLVRLLGFCYTEREKLLVYEYFPNKSLDNFIFGMLNRQLLNREKRYNIIIGIARGLLYLHHDSQLRIIHRDLKASNILLDDKMNPKISDFGTSRIFGVDHSQSNYTNAVVGTYGYMAPEYMLEGKFSIKSDAYSFGVLVLEVISGRKVRTFNQAGNAEDLLSYAWRQWEANAXLELVDPRIRDSCSNNNDVMRCIQLGLMCVQESVEDRPTMANVVLTLDCCSITLPVPHQSDFFARPMVITSFPKEVNNSDQSSSKSIPLSVNEDSVTELEPR from the exons ATGaaccaattttttttgtttttacggTTTTTACAAATTATAATAATTCTTATAATGGTTCATCAAACAACGATCACCTCAGTCGAATTCGCCAGCGTCTGCAGTAATGACAAAATGTTCACCAATGGAAGTACTTAtcaaaccaatttaaacaccgTTTTCCGCAAACTCGCCTTCAACGCTACTAACAACCCTCAAGGTTTCTATAGAACCACAGTCGGTAATCCGTCAATAGAGGCCGCCTATGGCGAATACCTCTGCTATGGGGGCGTGAACATCAGCTCATGCCACCGATGTGTCCTTTCCACCATGCGTACGGATATACAAAAGACTTGTCCAAACTCGAAGGAGGGTATTTTCTGGGGAGACGACTGTCAGATTCGGTATTCAAACGCGTCTTTTTTTGATAGTATGGATGAACGTCCATCAATGACTGTTTGGAATTATGCCAGCATAATCGGTGACAAAACGCGGTACCTTGACGCGGTAACGAATATGATTACTAATGTGCTGGCAGTTGGAGCAGCCGAAGGCGGGTCATTTAAGAAATTTGCAACCGATTTTGTGAACTATTCGGCGATTCAACCTATATATGGATTGGGACAGTGTACTCCGAATTTAAATGCTTACGATTGTTACCAGTGTTTGAACACGTCAATCCAACGCTTTGATCAACAGAAGCCGGGTGGACGGATTTTGGTGCCGAGCTGCGTAGTACGGTATGAGACTTACCCCTTCTTCAATCTTTCGTATCTACCACAAGTACatccaccatcaccatcaccgtcACCGTCACCGTCACCATTGCCATCAGATTCTGAACCAATACCTGTACCGAGCGACTCTAACG GAAAGAACAAAACCTCcacaaaagtgattgtttcaatCATAATAGCCGCTCTGATTGTCTTCTCAGTAGCATTATGTTTGATACACATTTGCGTTTATCTTCTAgaaaacaaatcacggaaagTTGATGTTTCTACCCATGCCGAAACGT CTAACCAAGATTTCACCGACTCCCTGCAATATGACTTTGGAATGCTTCTCAACGCGACAAGCAATTTTTCGGATGAGAATAAACTAGGTGAAGGCGGATTTGGTGGCGTCTATAAG GGTACATTATCGAATGGGAAATTGATAGCGGTTAAGAGATTATCTGCAAACTCTAGGCAAGGCATACAAGAATTTAAGACTGAGGTATTGGTGCTAGCCAAGCTTCAACATCGAAATTTGGTGAGACTGTTGGGATTTTGCTATACTGAACGAGAGAAGCTACTTGTATACGAATATTTTCCAAACAAAAGCCTTGACAATTTCATCTTTGGTATGTT AAATCGACAACTCCTCAATCGGGAAAAGCGTTACAACATTATAATAGGCATTGCTCGTGGGTTGCTTTATCTCCACCATGATTCTCAACTCAGAATCATACACCGGGATCTTAAGGCAAGTAACATCTTGTTGGATGACAAGATGAATCCTAAAATTTCAGACTTTGGCACCTCTAGGATTTTTGGTGTCGACCACAGCCAAAGCAACTATACAAACGCAGTAGTAGGAACATA TGGATATATGGCGCCAGAGTACATGTTGGAAGGGAAATTCTCCATCAAATCAGATGCATATAGTTTTGGTGTGCTTGTCTTGGAGGTAATCAGTGGAAGAAAAGTCAGGACATTTAATCAGGCTGGTAATGCCGAGGACCTTCTAAGCTAT GCTTGGAGACAATGGGAAGCGAACGC ACTAGAACTTGTGGATCCA AGAATAAGAGATTCATGCTCAAATAATAACGATGTTATGAGATGCATACAGCTCGGTTTGATGTGCGTCCAAGAATCTGTAGAGGATAGACCGACAATGGCTAATGTCGTCCTGACATTAGACTGTTGCTCTATTACTCTACCAGTGCCACATCAATCAGATTTCTTTGCAAGACCAATGGTAATTACATCTTTTCCTAAAGAAGTTAATAACTCAGATCAGTCATCAAGTAAATCAATACCTTTATCGGTAAATGAAGACTCAGTCACTGAACTCGAACCTAGGTGA